The following proteins come from a genomic window of Bactrocera tryoni isolate S06 chromosome 1, CSIRO_BtryS06_freeze2, whole genome shotgun sequence:
- the LOC120778788 gene encoding serine protease easter-like isoform X1: MLKPVLISVFCFAAFLCGLSSAQYNHSNETMGKPTFGRCITPNGRPGSCVILQHCKKLYSLLLNQPLHDVNRLYLSQSQCGYLNRKVLICCPDQNSTPLILKQATVKPIKLEQGFKKAVLLDKIPIESTKTRKLPRPSKCGQMTSSRIYGGNATKIDEYPWMALIEYTKPFGSIGHHCGGSLINSRYIVTASHCVNGKALPKDWLISAVRLGEWDTKTNPDCEVDVRGEKDCAPPHIDVPVESAIPHPRYDPNSLNQINDIALLRLKNAVTFTDFIRPICLPLNDNLRTATFDDIIMDVAGWGKTESKSSSNIKLKAELVGVPLGKCRHVYSPQSILLEATQMCAGGKKGVDSCRGDSGGPLIGLGTTGRGRTYYFLIGIVSFGPTSCGLEGWPGVYTRVGHFVDWIQATVES; encoded by the exons AGTACAACCACTCCAATGAAACGATGGGGAAACCAACTTTCGGACGCTGCATCACGCCAAATGGTCGACCCGGTTCCTGTGTAATATTGCAACATTGCAAAAAACTATACTCTTTGCTACTAAATCAGCCGTTACATGATGTGAATAGACTATACTTAAGTCAAAGCCAATGTGGTTACCTAAATCGAAAAGTGCTg ATTTGCTGCCCCGACCAAAATAGCACGCCGCTTATACTGAAACAAGCTACTGTAAAACCTATCAAATTGGAGCAAGGCTTCAAGAAAGCCGTACTCTTGGATAAGATTCCGATCGAGTCCACAAAAACAAGGAAACTACCACGTCCCAGCAAATGCGGACAGATGACGTCAAGCCGAATTTATGGCGGCAATGCCACAAAAATCGATGAATATCCTTGGATGGCCCTTATAGAATACACAAAAC CATTCGGAAGTATTGGCCATCATTGTGGCGGCTCTCTCATCAACTCCCGCTATATTGTCACCGCCTCGCACTGTGTTAATGGCAAAGCCTTGCCCAAAGACTGGCTGATTTCCGCCGTACGTTTGGGTGAATGGGACACGAAAACGAATCCGGATTGCGAAGTAGATGTGCGTGGCGAGAAGGACTGTGCGCCACCGCACATCGACGTGCCCGTGGAAAGTGCCATACCACATCCCCGATATGATCCGAATTCGTTAAACCAAATTAACGACATCGCGCTCTTACGTTTAAAGAATGCAGTTACATTCACCGATTTCATACGACCCATTTGCCTGCCATTGAACGATAATTTACGCACCGCCACCTTTGATGACATCATCATGGATGTCGCCGGTTGGGGTAAAACCGAATCAAAATCAAGCagtaatattaaattgaaagccGAACTCGTTGGAGTGCCGCTGGGAAAATGTCGTCATGTTTATTCACCGCAAAGTATTTTACTAGAGGCCACACAAATGTGTGCTGGCGGCAAGAAAGGTGTAGATTCTTGTCGCGGTGATTCGGGTGGCCCACTCATCGGTCTGGGCACGACGGGCAGAGGACGTACATATTACTTTTTGATTGGCATTGTTTCTTTTGGACCGACATCATGCGGGCTAGAAGGTTGGCCAGGTGTTTATACCCGCGTGGGACACTTTGTCGACTGGATACAAGCAACAGTTGAGTCTTAA
- the LOC120780793 gene encoding 39S ribosomal protein L9, mitochondrial gives MLKTWCSGSINFLKSAATVQQQVRTTFVLKRKYDPLLHKTNAKPRKLRAKHFIYELVEDTNVKRRPNLEVVLKTYVEGVGDKGDVVSVRPNFAYNKLLLPGLAVYKTDENVALYTKTEDEKKTVRHSSAFAQRTINIIERFSLAVVMNKDQPWVIEPWHIKASLRKAGIHCPEECITMPEERIEGPDMNKEAKEFYCTITINNLEKARLRCRIHHWSTDPSERLPYVPEFWKIPSEPLFGSENSKEPTEKVEEK, from the exons ATGTTGAAAACATGGTGCAGTGGTtctattaattttcttaaaagtgCAGCCACCGTGCAGCAGCAAGTGCGG acaacTTTTGTATTGAAGCGCAAATATGACCCATTGTTGCATAAAACGAACGCCAAACCCCGAAAATTGCGTGCGAAACACTTCATCTATGAGTTGGTAGAGGATACAAATGTGAAACGTCGACCGAATTTGGAAGTTGTTTTAAAAACTTATGTGGAAGGTGTGGGTGATAAGGGTGATGTGGTGTCGGTGAGACCTAATTTCGCCTATAATAAATTGTTGCTACCAGGTTTGGCAGTGTACAAAACAGATGAAAATGTGGCATTATATACCAAAACCGAGGACGAGAAGAAAACGGTGCGCCATAGCTCTGCATTTGCCCAGagg ACGATAAACATTATCGAACGTTTTTCACTGGCTGTGGTTATGAATAAGGATCAGCCATGGGTTATTGAACCCTGGCACATAAAAGCGTCTCTTCGAAAGGCGGGTATTCATTGTCCGGAAGAGTGCATTACTATGCCAGAAGAACGTATTGAAGGTCCAGATATGAATAAAGAAGCCAAAGAGTTTTATTGTACTATTACCATAAATAATTTGGAGAAGGCGCGATTGCGCTGTCGTATCCATCATTGGAGTACAGATCCGAGCGAACGGTTGCCATATGTACCggaattttggaaaataccTTCAGAACCACTCTTCGGTAGTGAAAACTCTAAAGAACCTACAGAAAAAGTAGAAGAGAAGtag
- the LOC120780785 gene encoding 39 kDa FK506-binding nuclear protein yields the protein MFWGLNLKPNRKYTQKTSKPFHISLAALDTDSSSDEGANQIFINHDNQKFLICTLRKGNCEQVMLDLNFGEGDEICFQSIGSGNVSLTGYLIDKFNFMDDEDDDDEEEEEEEQDIQDLRQALIKKANAKKGKKSAVEEEDDEDEEDSDFNGEGLDEVEEEDDDEDEEDDEDEDDDEDDGDDDDEEGEEDEESEDEEVQQPKAKQPKLDKPQKQQNGVAKENQSVADKKGKKDKKANKAEQQKQPQQKAGGERVITGGVKIEDIRIGNGPEAKSGKRAQVYYEGRLKSNNKVFDSLRTGAGFKFGLGRGEVIKGWDVGVAGMKVGGKRRITCPPHMAYGARGSPPTIPPNSTLVFEVELKGVN from the exons atgtTTTGGG GATTAAATTTAAAACCTAACCGTAAATACACTCAAAAAACCAGCAAACCGTTTCACATCTCCTTGGCGGCGCTGGATACAGATTCCTCATCAGATGAAGGCGctaaccaaatttttattaatcatgataatcagaaatttttaatttgcacaTTGCGCAAAGGCAACTGCGAGCAAGTTATGCTGGACCTGAATTTCGGTGAAGGCGATGAAATTTGTTTCCAAAGCATTG GTAGCGGAAATGTTAGTCTTACTGGCTACCTCATTGACAAATTTAACTTCATGGATGatgaagatgatgatgatgaggaagaagaagaggaagagcaAGATATACAAGATCTTCGCCaggctttaataaaaaaagccaACGCCAAAAAGGGCAAGAAATCGGCGGTTGAAGAGGAagatgatgaagatgaagaGGACAGTGATTTTAATGGAGAAGGTTTAG ATGAAGTCGAGGAGGAAGATGACGATGAGGATGAAGAAGATGACGAAGACGAAGACGatg atgAAGATGATGGTGACGACGATGATGAAGAGGGcgaagaagatgaagaaagcgAGGATGAAGAAGTCCAGCAGCCAAAAGCTAAACAGCCAAAATTGGATAAGCctcaaaagcaacaaaatggGGTCGCAAAAGAAAACCAATCTGTTGCAGATAAGAAAGGCAAGAAGgataaaaaagcaaacaaagctGAGCAACAGAAGCAACCACAACAGAAAGCTGGCGGTGAACGCGTAATAACTGGTGGTGTCAAAATTGAAGATATTCGTATTGGCAATGGTCCAGAAGCTAAGTCTGGCAAACGTGCTCAAGTGTATTATGAAGGCAGACTTAAATCTAACAATAAGGTATTCGACAGTTTGAGGACAGGCGCTGGTTTCAAATTTGGTCTGGGCCGTGGTGAAGTCATTAAGGGTTGGGATGTTGGAGTCGCTGGAATGAAAGTGGGCGGTAAACGTCGCATCACTTGTCCACCACATATGGCATACGGCGCACGTGGTTCACCACCAACAATTCCGCCAAACAGCACGCTTGTCTTCGAAGTAGAATTGAAGGGCGTAaattag